From the genome of Hyalangium gracile, one region includes:
- a CDS encoding DUF4382 domain-containing protein: protein MQRVHILASCLITLALGLIGCGGESKVTIKLTDAPGDFKRAVVTISEVELLGEGENNRVVLLKEPKTTDLLTLANDTADLVKDAVVPEGTYKELRFVITGAFIEVEEEDGSTKIYASSPNYQGLPASASVAGELHMPSYGQSGLKVKIADPVSVEGEQKVILVDFDVAQSFGRQAGNSGRWVMSPVIKAAEITFSGTVTVTLTKAAGVTLPTVNDQAITLADFKASLTNTGNTTETVAFTDANGDGTFEAQFKFLIPGDFSAAIVGPDGVTFATNPASPAPVSVGSGKQVSVAFTLTAASAQ, encoded by the coding sequence ATGCAACGCGTCCACATCCTGGCTTCTTGCCTCATCACCCTTGCGCTCGGCCTCATCGGCTGCGGAGGGGAGAGCAAGGTCACCATCAAGCTCACCGACGCTCCGGGCGACTTCAAGCGCGCCGTCGTCACCATCTCCGAGGTCGAGCTGCTGGGCGAGGGTGAGAACAACCGCGTCGTCCTGCTCAAGGAGCCGAAGACGACGGATCTGCTCACCCTGGCGAACGACACCGCGGATCTGGTGAAGGACGCGGTCGTTCCGGAAGGCACCTACAAGGAGCTGCGCTTCGTCATCACGGGCGCCTTCATCGAGGTGGAGGAGGAGGACGGCTCCACGAAGATCTACGCCTCCTCGCCGAACTACCAGGGCCTGCCCGCGAGCGCCTCGGTGGCGGGCGAGCTGCACATGCCCAGCTATGGCCAGTCCGGCCTCAAGGTGAAGATCGCCGATCCCGTCTCCGTGGAGGGTGAGCAGAAGGTCATCCTCGTGGACTTCGACGTGGCGCAGAGCTTCGGCCGGCAGGCGGGCAACTCGGGCCGCTGGGTGATGAGCCCCGTCATCAAGGCCGCGGAGATCACCTTCAGCGGCACCGTGACGGTGACGCTCACGAAGGCCGCTGGCGTCACGCTGCCCACCGTGAACGATCAGGCCATCACCCTGGCGGACTTCAAGGCGTCCCTCACCAACACTGGCAACACCACCGAGACGGTGGCCTTCACGGATGCCAACGGCGACGGCACCTTCGAGGCTCAGTTCAAGTTCCTCATCCCCGGTGACTTCTCCGCCGCCATCGTCGGCCCCGACGGCGTGACGTTCGCCACCAACCCGGCGAGCCCGGCGCCCGTGTCGGTGGGCTCGGGCAAGCAGGTGAGTGTGGCGTTCACGCTGACCGCGGCGTCGGCGCAGTAG
- a CDS encoding PilZ domain-containing protein produces the protein MTEKRQHRRFKKRYTVRFGTTDLSKQGITGDISKGGAFILTRDMVPLDTRVHLQVQLDPKNFVLFEGIVQRHRKVPAELRQVDPGGFGVRFLYPGEVVADIVNKDTTTFEVHYTNAEQLQAAYERELRMGGTFILTEKPLRIQDKVIVSLCLDFANETVEQEAVVVHISLPQSTTRAGVSVMFSDRTALEEQLKPFLPPPAK, from the coding sequence ATGACGGAGAAGCGGCAGCACCGGCGATTCAAGAAGAGGTACACGGTCCGGTTCGGCACGACTGATCTGTCAAAGCAAGGCATCACCGGGGACATCTCGAAGGGCGGAGCCTTCATCCTGACGCGGGACATGGTGCCGCTGGACACGCGGGTGCACCTGCAGGTGCAGCTGGATCCGAAGAACTTCGTGCTGTTCGAGGGCATCGTGCAGCGGCACCGCAAGGTGCCCGCCGAGCTGCGGCAGGTGGATCCGGGCGGCTTCGGCGTGCGCTTCCTCTACCCGGGCGAGGTGGTGGCCGACATCGTCAACAAGGACACCACCACCTTCGAGGTGCACTACACCAACGCCGAGCAGCTCCAGGCCGCCTACGAGCGCGAGCTGCGCATGGGCGGCACGTTCATCCTCACGGAGAAGCCGCTGCGCATCCAGGACAAGGTCATCGTCTCGCTGTGCCTGGACTTCGCCAACGAGACGGTGGAGCAGGAGGCCGTGGTGGTGCACATCAGCCTGCCCCAGAGCACCACCCGGGCGGGCGTCTCCGTCATGTTCTCCGACAGGACCGCGCTGGAGGAGCAGCTCAAGCCCTTCCTGCCCCCACCCGCGAAGTAG
- a CDS encoding MYXO-CTERM sorting domain-containing protein: MKRLLLVSALLLSSAAWADVPPPGGCDCSSSSGVPLALLGVMAVWAARQR, encoded by the coding sequence ATGAAACGACTGCTCCTCGTCTCCGCGCTGCTCCTGTCCTCCGCCGCCTGGGCGGATGTCCCTCCTCCGGGAGGCTGCGACTGCTCCTCCTCCTCGGGGGTGCCTCTGGCGCTGCTCGGGGTGATGGCCGTCTGGGCTGCTCGTCAGAGGTAG
- a CDS encoding VIT and vWA domain-containing protein codes for MYAPQRLLLLTAFLVPLLASAQGMLLPTTPNARPLAIKSQRVSVEIQDGTSVTRVEQTFQNDGPSQLEAHYIFPLPKGAALSEFYLWINGKKTKGEILEKEKATSIYEGIVRRLADPGLLEYVDSDVFRVRVFPVPARGEQKVELAFSQVLNYSSGLYHYHYPLGATAKAQPADWRQVGGTATRDFTFSARISSKTPLRSIYSPTHQVDVSRRGEASAVVGMEQVGGADLSKDLDLYFSVSDKAVGLSLLTYKQADEPGYFVALITPKTEVSPNEIGAKRVTFVIDTSGSMQGDRMKIAKDALRYCVTRLNAQDTFNVVRFSTDVEPLFPGLKQASKENIQKAVSFVDQMEAIGGTAIDEALVRGLQDNDGKSPTPHLLLFITDGQPTIGETDESVIAQHSKEGRKTKTRVFTFGVGEDLNARLLDRLSAEGNGTSDFVRDGKEFETKISSFYDKVSNPVLADLALDLSSIDAYDLYPRKLPDLFKGTQVVVMGRYRKPGDAKVVLTGYVNSDKRTFDYGTTAPREATRDDFIPRLWAIRKVGFLLEEIRLRGERPELRDEVLALGKKFGIVTPYTSYLVVEDEPLAVTGQPPPPPVIRPWEDHPPHRHENRPMPKAEAREAEDDFGDLFGASRGRAGGGASGAMAPSAAAPAPAESMTMAEGKGGVAVSRATKKMKEQERGPSASDPVRVAAGRTFIFRDGGWIDSEALTSPGKQLKVKFLSKAYFALLQVKPELKAAFSLGDRVVVMVSKGRSVIVGPDGEEDEAKARAFLK; via the coding sequence GTGTACGCCCCGCAACGCCTGCTGCTGCTCACCGCCTTCCTGGTGCCCCTGCTCGCCTCGGCCCAGGGCATGCTGCTGCCCACCACGCCCAACGCCCGCCCCCTGGCCATCAAGAGCCAGCGGGTGAGCGTGGAGATCCAGGACGGCACCTCCGTCACCCGCGTCGAGCAGACGTTCCAGAACGACGGACCCTCGCAACTCGAGGCCCACTACATCTTCCCGCTGCCCAAGGGCGCCGCGCTCTCCGAGTTCTACCTCTGGATCAACGGCAAGAAGACCAAGGGAGAGATCCTCGAGAAGGAGAAGGCCACCTCCATCTACGAGGGCATCGTCCGGCGGCTCGCGGACCCGGGCCTGCTGGAGTACGTGGACTCGGACGTGTTCCGCGTCCGCGTCTTCCCCGTGCCCGCGCGCGGTGAGCAGAAGGTGGAGCTGGCCTTCAGCCAGGTGCTCAACTACTCCAGCGGCCTCTACCACTACCACTACCCGCTGGGCGCCACGGCCAAGGCGCAGCCCGCGGACTGGCGTCAGGTGGGCGGCACGGCGACGCGCGACTTCACCTTCAGCGCTCGCATCTCCAGCAAGACACCGCTGCGCAGCATCTACTCTCCCACGCACCAGGTGGACGTCTCCCGCCGGGGCGAGGCCAGCGCCGTGGTCGGTATGGAGCAGGTGGGCGGCGCGGATCTCTCCAAGGATCTGGACCTCTACTTCTCCGTCTCCGACAAGGCAGTGGGCCTGTCGCTGCTCACGTACAAGCAGGCCGACGAGCCCGGCTACTTCGTGGCCCTCATCACCCCGAAGACGGAGGTCAGCCCCAACGAGATCGGCGCCAAGCGCGTCACCTTCGTCATCGACACCTCGGGCTCCATGCAGGGCGATCGGATGAAGATCGCCAAGGACGCGCTCAGGTACTGCGTCACGCGGCTCAATGCCCAGGACACCTTCAACGTGGTGCGCTTCTCCACGGACGTGGAGCCGCTCTTCCCGGGGCTGAAGCAGGCCTCCAAGGAGAACATCCAGAAGGCCGTCTCCTTCGTGGATCAGATGGAGGCCATCGGCGGCACGGCCATCGACGAGGCGCTGGTGCGCGGGCTCCAGGACAATGACGGCAAGTCCCCCACCCCGCACCTGCTGCTCTTCATCACCGACGGCCAGCCCACCATCGGCGAGACGGACGAGAGCGTCATCGCCCAGCACTCCAAGGAGGGCCGCAAGACGAAGACGCGCGTGTTCACCTTCGGCGTCGGCGAGGATCTGAACGCGCGGCTGCTGGACCGGCTCTCCGCCGAGGGCAACGGCACCTCGGACTTCGTCCGGGACGGCAAGGAGTTCGAGACCAAGATCTCCAGCTTCTACGACAAGGTGAGCAACCCGGTGCTGGCGGACCTGGCGCTCGATCTGTCCTCCATCGACGCGTACGATCTCTACCCGCGCAAGCTGCCGGATCTCTTCAAGGGGACGCAGGTGGTGGTGATGGGCCGCTACCGCAAGCCCGGCGACGCCAAGGTCGTCCTCACTGGCTACGTGAACAGCGACAAGCGCACGTTCGACTACGGCACCACGGCGCCCCGCGAGGCCACCCGGGACGACTTCATTCCCCGGCTGTGGGCCATCCGCAAGGTGGGCTTCCTGCTCGAGGAGATCCGCCTGCGCGGCGAGCGCCCCGAATTGCGCGACGAGGTGCTCGCGCTGGGCAAGAAGTTCGGCATCGTGACGCCCTACACCAGCTACCTGGTGGTGGAGGACGAGCCCCTCGCGGTCACCGGCCAGCCGCCCCCGCCGCCCGTCATCCGCCCGTGGGAGGATCACCCGCCGCATCGTCACGAGAACCGCCCCATGCCGAAGGCGGAGGCCCGGGAAGCGGAGGACGACTTCGGCGATCTGTTCGGCGCGAGCCGTGGCCGCGCGGGAGGCGGCGCGAGCGGGGCCATGGCGCCCTCGGCCGCGGCGCCCGCTCCGGCCGAGTCCATGACGATGGCCGAGGGCAAGGGCGGCGTGGCCGTCTCCCGCGCGACGAAGAAGATGAAGGAGCAGGAGCGCGGCCCCTCGGCGAGCGATCCGGTGCGAGTGGCCGCGGGCCGGACGTTCATCTTCCGGGACGGCGGCTGGATCGACTCCGAGGCGCTCACCAGCCCAGGCAAGCAGCTCAAGGTGAAGTTCCTCTCCAAGGCCTACTTCGCGTTGCTCCAGGTGAAGCCGGAGCTGAAGGCGGCGTTCTCACTCGGAGACCGGGTGGTGGTGATGGTCTCCAAGGGGCGGAGCGTCATCGTCGGCCCGGACGGTGAGGAGGACGAGGCCAAGGCCCGCGCCTTCCTCAAGTAG